From Juglans regia cultivar Chandler chromosome 6, Walnut 2.0, whole genome shotgun sequence, the proteins below share one genomic window:
- the LOC108984825 gene encoding far upstream element-binding protein 1-like isoform X2 — translation MADEAQYSSGSDTTTNKRKYEDPTVPSTGARRPTGFSAPIVPQSPDSGHAPPASYNSVPPPVDGLTLAKQRAQEVAARLFNNSGAAAGAGALDAKRPKIENGASGFDSNDSGFSSAPSDVKPHTLHSAPSAPIPYGFQGLSSSKKIDIPNGRVGVIIGKGGETIKYLQLQSGAKIQVTRDLDADPNSLTRMVELMGTQEQIVKAEQLINEVLGEAEAGGSGVVSRRFTGQTGSDTFVMKVPNNKVGLVIGKGGETIKNMQARTGARIQVIPLHLPPGDPSTERTLQIDGTSEQIESAKQLVNEVISENRARNPAMSGGYSQQGYQARPPTAWGTPGAPPMQQSGYGYVQPGAYPGPSPQYNMSQPSYPGYPPQPASGGYPSNWDQSAVASSQQTSQGSGYDYYSQQPASQQPQTPGGPAAPADNSGYNYTQPQPPSYNQQGQGYPQDGYGGYHAPQQSGYGQPPPYDQQQGYPSASGYGNVTNPTQDGHTPSYGSQGESAQAPPVQPASVGQQAYTSAQLPSPSAASYPPQGTTQQGYGMPPTSQTGYGNQAPAQSGYGPGYGPPQSQKPLANPPVYGQASQSPSTPGGYGQPAPAQQGYPLSQAPPSSYAQLETGLQRPPSNYGAAAGQPGYGPPTYGAPPVSQPGYGQAPPPYNYGTAYSQPPVYSADGNTGGNNRGTYDATPAAQTSQQSVSAKTSPQS, via the exons ATGGCCGACGAAGCTCAGTACTCGTCCGGCAGTGACACAACCACCAACAAGCGCAAGTACGAGGACCCAACGGTGCCATCTACTGGTGCTCGCCGGCCCACTGGCTTCTCCGCCCCTATCGTGCCTCAGTCACCCGACTCGGGCCACGCTCCACCGGCCTCGTACAACAGCGTACCGCCGCCCGTAGACGGGTTAACTCTTGCCAAGCAGCGTGCTCAGGAGGTCGCTGCTCGGCTCTTTAACAACTCTGGTGCCGCCGCTGGCGCTGGTGCTCTTGACGCCAAGCGCCCTAAGATTGAGAATGGCGCTTCTGGCTTCGATTCCAACGATTCCGGATTTAGCTCCGCTCCCTCTG ATGTGAAACCTCATACTCTGCACTCGGCTCCTTCAGCACCCATTCCATATGGCTTCCAGGGTTTGAGCTCGAGCAAAAAGATCGATATTCCGAATGGTAGAGTTGGTGTTATTATTGGGAAAGGAGGAGAGACAATCAAATATCTTCAGCTTCAGTCTGGAGCAAAGATCCAAGTCACTCGAGATCTGGATGCGGACCCCAATTCTCTGACTAGGATGGTGGAGCTCATGGGTACTCAAGAACAGATTGTAAAGGCTGAGCAGCTGATAAACGAAGTTCTTGGAGAG GCTGAAGCAGGCGGTTCTGGCGTAGTTTCTCGAAGATTTACTGGACAAACTGGCTCTGATACATTTGTGATGAAAGTTCCAAATAACAAG GTTGGTTTAGTAATTGGTAAAGGAGgagaaacaattaaaaatatgcaAGCCAGGACTGGAGCTCGTATTCAG GTGATACCTTTGCATCTTCCCCCTGGTGATCCATCGACAGAAAGGACACTACAGATTGATGGGACCAGTGAACAAATTGAATCTGCTAAACAGTTGGTCAATGAAGTCATTAGTGAG AATCGTGCCAGAAATCCAGCAATGTCTGGAGGATATTCTCAACAAGGTTACCAAGCACGACCTCCTACGGCTTGGGGCACACCTGGGGCACCTCCCATGCAACAATCAGGTTATGGCTATGTGCAGCCTGGAGCATATCCGGGCCCATCTCCCCAGTATAACATGTCGCAGCCTTCTTATCCAGGCTACCCTCCCCAACCTGCATCTGGTGGATACCCCTCCAATTGGGACCAGTCAGCTGTCGCATCATCTCAGCAGACCTCTCAGGGTAGTGGTTATGATTATTACAGTCAACAGCCGGCTTCACAGCAACCTCAAACCCCTGGTGGTCCTGCAGCTCCAGCTGATAATTCTGGTTACAATTACACTCAGCCACAGCCTCCGAGTTATAATCAACAGGGACAAGGTTATCCTCAGGATGGCTATGGTGGGTATCATGCACCACAACAATCTGGATATGGTCAGCCACCACCATATGATCAACAGCAAGGTTATCCTTCTGCATCTGGCTACGGGAATGTGACCAACCCAACACAAGATGGGCACACTCCCTCTTATGGGTCCCAAGGGGAATCAGCTCAGGCTCCACCTGTCCAGCCTGCTTCCGTAGGGCAGCAAGCATACACTAGTGCTCAACTGCCTAGCCCAAGTGCTGCAAGTTATCCACCTCAAGGAACAACTCAGCAAGGTTATGGAATGCCCCCAACTTCCCAAACTGGCTATGGAAATCAAGCACCGGCTCAGTCTGGATATGGGCCTGGCTATGGACCACCTCAGTCTCAGAAACCTCTTGCCAATCCCCCAGTTTATGGACAGGCTAGTCAGTCACCAAGCACTCCTGGAGGCTATGGCCAGCCTGCCCCAGCGCAGCAAGGATATCCCCTTTCTCAAGCACCACCGTCTAGTTATGCCCAACTAGAGACTGGTCTGCAACGCCCACCATCCAATTATGGTGCTGCAGCTGGTCAGCCAGGTTATGGACCTCCAACTTATGGTGCGCCGCCTGTCAGTCAGCCAGGTTATGGACAGGCACCACCACCGTACAACTATGGTACTGCCTACTCACAGCCCCCAGTCTATTCTGCTGATGGTAATACAGGCGGGAACAATCGGGGGACTTATGATGCAACACCTGCTGCTCAGACTTCTCAGCAGAGTGTATCTGCCAAGACATCACCCCAGAGCTGA
- the LOC108984825 gene encoding far upstream element-binding protein 1-like isoform X1 has product MADEAQYSSGSDTTTNKRKYEDPTVPSTGARRPTGFSAPIVPQSPDSGHAPPASYNSVPPPVDGLTLAKQRAQEVAARLFNNSGAAAGAGALDAKRPKIENGASGFDSNDSGFSSAPSDVKPHTLHSAPSAPIPYGFQGLSSSKKIDIPNGRVGVIIGKGGETIKYLQLQSGAKIQVTRDLDADPNSLTRMVELMGTQEQIVKAEQLINEVLGEVAEAGGSGVVSRRFTGQTGSDTFVMKVPNNKVGLVIGKGGETIKNMQARTGARIQVIPLHLPPGDPSTERTLQIDGTSEQIESAKQLVNEVISENRARNPAMSGGYSQQGYQARPPTAWGTPGAPPMQQSGYGYVQPGAYPGPSPQYNMSQPSYPGYPPQPASGGYPSNWDQSAVASSQQTSQGSGYDYYSQQPASQQPQTPGGPAAPADNSGYNYTQPQPPSYNQQGQGYPQDGYGGYHAPQQSGYGQPPPYDQQQGYPSASGYGNVTNPTQDGHTPSYGSQGESAQAPPVQPASVGQQAYTSAQLPSPSAASYPPQGTTQQGYGMPPTSQTGYGNQAPAQSGYGPGYGPPQSQKPLANPPVYGQASQSPSTPGGYGQPAPAQQGYPLSQAPPSSYAQLETGLQRPPSNYGAAAGQPGYGPPTYGAPPVSQPGYGQAPPPYNYGTAYSQPPVYSADGNTGGNNRGTYDATPAAQTSQQSVSAKTSPQS; this is encoded by the exons ATGGCCGACGAAGCTCAGTACTCGTCCGGCAGTGACACAACCACCAACAAGCGCAAGTACGAGGACCCAACGGTGCCATCTACTGGTGCTCGCCGGCCCACTGGCTTCTCCGCCCCTATCGTGCCTCAGTCACCCGACTCGGGCCACGCTCCACCGGCCTCGTACAACAGCGTACCGCCGCCCGTAGACGGGTTAACTCTTGCCAAGCAGCGTGCTCAGGAGGTCGCTGCTCGGCTCTTTAACAACTCTGGTGCCGCCGCTGGCGCTGGTGCTCTTGACGCCAAGCGCCCTAAGATTGAGAATGGCGCTTCTGGCTTCGATTCCAACGATTCCGGATTTAGCTCCGCTCCCTCTG ATGTGAAACCTCATACTCTGCACTCGGCTCCTTCAGCACCCATTCCATATGGCTTCCAGGGTTTGAGCTCGAGCAAAAAGATCGATATTCCGAATGGTAGAGTTGGTGTTATTATTGGGAAAGGAGGAGAGACAATCAAATATCTTCAGCTTCAGTCTGGAGCAAAGATCCAAGTCACTCGAGATCTGGATGCGGACCCCAATTCTCTGACTAGGATGGTGGAGCTCATGGGTACTCAAGAACAGATTGTAAAGGCTGAGCAGCTGATAAACGAAGTTCTTGGAGAGGTG GCTGAAGCAGGCGGTTCTGGCGTAGTTTCTCGAAGATTTACTGGACAAACTGGCTCTGATACATTTGTGATGAAAGTTCCAAATAACAAG GTTGGTTTAGTAATTGGTAAAGGAGgagaaacaattaaaaatatgcaAGCCAGGACTGGAGCTCGTATTCAG GTGATACCTTTGCATCTTCCCCCTGGTGATCCATCGACAGAAAGGACACTACAGATTGATGGGACCAGTGAACAAATTGAATCTGCTAAACAGTTGGTCAATGAAGTCATTAGTGAG AATCGTGCCAGAAATCCAGCAATGTCTGGAGGATATTCTCAACAAGGTTACCAAGCACGACCTCCTACGGCTTGGGGCACACCTGGGGCACCTCCCATGCAACAATCAGGTTATGGCTATGTGCAGCCTGGAGCATATCCGGGCCCATCTCCCCAGTATAACATGTCGCAGCCTTCTTATCCAGGCTACCCTCCCCAACCTGCATCTGGTGGATACCCCTCCAATTGGGACCAGTCAGCTGTCGCATCATCTCAGCAGACCTCTCAGGGTAGTGGTTATGATTATTACAGTCAACAGCCGGCTTCACAGCAACCTCAAACCCCTGGTGGTCCTGCAGCTCCAGCTGATAATTCTGGTTACAATTACACTCAGCCACAGCCTCCGAGTTATAATCAACAGGGACAAGGTTATCCTCAGGATGGCTATGGTGGGTATCATGCACCACAACAATCTGGATATGGTCAGCCACCACCATATGATCAACAGCAAGGTTATCCTTCTGCATCTGGCTACGGGAATGTGACCAACCCAACACAAGATGGGCACACTCCCTCTTATGGGTCCCAAGGGGAATCAGCTCAGGCTCCACCTGTCCAGCCTGCTTCCGTAGGGCAGCAAGCATACACTAGTGCTCAACTGCCTAGCCCAAGTGCTGCAAGTTATCCACCTCAAGGAACAACTCAGCAAGGTTATGGAATGCCCCCAACTTCCCAAACTGGCTATGGAAATCAAGCACCGGCTCAGTCTGGATATGGGCCTGGCTATGGACCACCTCAGTCTCAGAAACCTCTTGCCAATCCCCCAGTTTATGGACAGGCTAGTCAGTCACCAAGCACTCCTGGAGGCTATGGCCAGCCTGCCCCAGCGCAGCAAGGATATCCCCTTTCTCAAGCACCACCGTCTAGTTATGCCCAACTAGAGACTGGTCTGCAACGCCCACCATCCAATTATGGTGCTGCAGCTGGTCAGCCAGGTTATGGACCTCCAACTTATGGTGCGCCGCCTGTCAGTCAGCCAGGTTATGGACAGGCACCACCACCGTACAACTATGGTACTGCCTACTCACAGCCCCCAGTCTATTCTGCTGATGGTAATACAGGCGGGAACAATCGGGGGACTTATGATGCAACACCTGCTGCTCAGACTTCTCAGCAGAGTGTATCTGCCAAGACATCACCCCAGAGCTGA
- the LOC108984828 gene encoding uncharacterized protein LOC108984828, with protein MASKLVQLQSKAAQASQFVAKHGGAYYRQLLEQNKQYIQEPPTVEKCNLLSKQLFYTRLASTRGRQEAFWKELDYIKHLWKNRQELKVEDAGIAALFGLECFAWYCAGEIVGRGFTFTGYYV; from the exons ATGGCGTCCAAGCTGGTTCAATTGCAATCCAAGGCTGCTCAGGCTTCACAGTTTGTGGCCAAGCATGGAGGTGCCTACTACAGGCAGTTATTGGAGCAAAACAAGCAGTACATTCAAGAGCCACCCACCGTCGAGAAATGCAATCTTTTGTCAAAACAATTGTTCTATACTCGCCTTGCCAG TACTCGTGGGCGCCAGGAAGCATTCTGGAAGGAGCTTGATTATATCAAGCATCTATGGAAGAACAGGCAGGAACTCAAGGTTGAGGATGCTGGCATTGCTGCCTTGTTTGGGCTAGAATGCTTTGCCTGGTACTGTGCTGGTGAGATTGTAGGTCGAGGATTTACATTCACGGGCTACTATGTTTAA